From Treponema rectale, one genomic window encodes:
- a CDS encoding leucine-rich repeat domain-containing protein, whose translation MKKRVFVFFATVLLAFSFSACNKKDGKKEDQSKTETVSKDVKEDKGVLKENPASDFKYTMTDDGTGVKITEYIGKSPKIIIPAEIENLPVLEVEDLAKRDHEYGEAYWSSIFEEWTYHRNNVTITHIVFPDSVRSTGLKDVGALSLEHYDALEYVKLPAGIIEWEDKDIPSLYYTAHKSPLTGRGVPVNTLPQMSNCAKLKTVIIPEGIKAIPVFENCPALESISLPASVEYVPPRAFTNCGSLKEVNIPDSVEKIAFYYKGEFLEPEQFGGTNLNLKTQAKLKQLGYTGTFGSVF comes from the coding sequence ATGAAAAAAAGAGTATTTGTATTCTTTGCAACAGTTTTACTTGCTTTTTCATTCTCAGCATGTAACAAAAAGGATGGAAAAAAAGAAGATCAGTCAAAGACTGAAACGGTATCTAAGGACGTAAAAGAGGATAAAGGTGTTTTAAAAGAAAACCCTGCATCAGATTTTAAGTACACAATGACTGATGATGGTACTGGTGTAAAAATTACAGAATACATTGGAAAAAGTCCTAAAATAATTATTCCTGCAGAAATTGAAAATCTTCCTGTTCTGGAAGTTGAAGATCTTGCTAAACGTGATCATGAGTACGGCGAAGCATATTGGAGCAGCATTTTTGAAGAATGGACTTACCACAGAAATAATGTAACTATCACTCATATTGTTTTCCCTGATTCAGTACGCTCTACAGGTCTTAAAGATGTCGGTGCTCTGAGTCTTGAGCATTATGATGCACTTGAATATGTAAAACTTCCTGCAGGAATTATTGAATGGGAAGATAAAGATATTCCTAGTTTATATTATACAGCACATAAAAGTCCTCTTACAGGAAGAGGAGTTCCTGTAAACACACTCCCGCAAATGAGCAATTGTGCAAAGCTTAAGACCGTTATTATTCCGGAAGGAATTAAAGCTATACCAGTATTTGAAAACTGTCCGGCTTTGGAATCTATTTCTTTACCTGCAAGTGTTGAATATGTGCCTCCACGTGCCTTCACAAATTGCGGTTCATTGAAGGAAGTAAATATTCCTGATAGTGTTGAAAAAATTGCTTTTTATTACAAAGGAGAATTTTTAGAGCCGGAACAGTTCGGAGGAACAAATCTTAATCTGAAAACACAGGCTAAGCTTAAGCAGTTAGGTTACACAGGTACTTTCGGTTCTGTATTCTAA